Proteins co-encoded in one Actinobacillus succinogenes 130Z genomic window:
- the yidC gene encoding membrane protein insertase YidC: MNSSRSLLALALLFISFLVYQQWEIDKAPKPVVRETAVSQSDTPNSSSASTSAVDSQAKGRVITLQNDVFRLKVDTLGGDVIESELLNYAQELNGEERFTLLENKDGTTYVAQSGLVGKNGIDSAAGRADYQVNGDNFVLAEGQDELSVPFTFEKDGVIYRKIFMLKRGSYDIAVNYEIRNQSDETIEVQPYGQLKHTLVESSGSMAMPTYTGGAYSSSETNYKKYSFDDMKGANLSVNTKAGWVAVLQHYFVSAWIPNQDADNQLYTTTNNGMGFIGFRGPTVTVPAGATETVKTALWTGPKLQNQMGEVAEHLDLTVDYGWAWFIAKPLFALLTLIQSLVSNWGLAIIGVTLVVKAILYPLTKAQYTSMAKMRMLQPKLQEMRERFGDDRQRMSQEMMKLYKEEKVNPLGGCLPLLIQMPIFIALYWTFMEAVELRHAPFFGWIQDLSAQDPYYILPLLMGGSMFLLQKLSPTPVADPMQQKVMNFMPVIFTVFFLWFPAGLVLYWLVSNVITIIQQQLIYRGLEKKGLHSRKSK, from the coding sequence ATGAATTCCAGCCGTAGCTTATTAGCACTCGCTTTACTTTTTATTTCGTTCCTGGTCTATCAGCAATGGGAAATAGATAAGGCACCAAAACCTGTCGTCCGGGAAACAGCTGTTTCGCAATCCGATACGCCGAACAGCTCATCAGCTTCAACCTCAGCAGTAGACAGTCAGGCAAAAGGCCGAGTCATCACCTTACAAAATGACGTATTCCGGTTAAAAGTGGATACGCTTGGCGGTGATGTGATTGAAAGCGAATTATTGAATTATGCGCAAGAGTTAAACGGTGAAGAACGTTTTACTTTATTAGAAAATAAAGACGGTACAACCTATGTTGCGCAGAGCGGTTTAGTCGGTAAAAACGGTATTGACAGTGCGGCGGGTCGCGCTGATTACCAAGTTAACGGCGATAATTTTGTATTAGCCGAAGGACAGGACGAATTAAGCGTTCCGTTTACCTTTGAAAAAGACGGTGTAATTTATCGTAAAATATTTATGTTAAAACGCGGTTCTTACGATATAGCGGTAAATTATGAAATTCGGAATCAAAGCGATGAAACCATTGAAGTTCAGCCGTATGGTCAGTTGAAGCATACCTTGGTGGAAAGCTCAGGCAGTATGGCGATGCCGACTTATACCGGCGGGGCTTATTCTTCTTCGGAAACCAACTATAAAAAATATAGTTTTGACGACATGAAAGGCGCTAATCTTTCAGTGAATACTAAAGCCGGTTGGGTTGCCGTATTACAGCATTATTTCGTATCCGCCTGGATTCCTAATCAGGATGCGGACAATCAACTTTATACCACCACTAATAACGGTATGGGTTTCATCGGTTTCCGCGGTCCGACCGTGACGGTTCCGGCAGGTGCGACGGAAACGGTAAAAACAGCGCTTTGGACCGGTCCTAAACTGCAAAACCAAATGGGCGAAGTTGCCGAACATTTGGATTTAACCGTAGATTACGGCTGGGCATGGTTTATTGCCAAACCGTTGTTTGCGTTGCTAACCTTGATTCAAAGTTTAGTCAGTAACTGGGGCTTAGCGATTATCGGCGTCACTTTAGTGGTGAAAGCCATTCTGTACCCGTTAACCAAAGCACAATATACTTCCATGGCAAAAATGCGTATGTTGCAGCCTAAATTGCAGGAAATGCGCGAACGCTTCGGTGACGATCGTCAGCGCATGAGCCAGGAGATGATGAAGCTGTATAAAGAAGAAAAAGTGAATCCGTTAGGCGGTTGCTTACCGTTATTGATTCAAATGCCGATTTTCATCGCATTATACTGGACGTTTATGGAAGCGGTGGAATTACGTCATGCGCCGTTTTTCGGTTGGATTCAGGATTTATCGGCTCAGGATCCGTACTATATTCTGCCATTGCTTATGGGCGGCTCTATGTTCTTGTTGCAAAAATTATCCCCGACGCCGGTGGCGGATCCTATGCAACAAAAAGTGATGAATTTTATGCCGGTCATCTTTACCGTATTCTTCCTCTGGTTCCCGGCGGGCTTGGTGCTGTATTGGTTGGTTTCAAACGTGATTACCATCATTCAGCAACAATTAATCTATCGCGGATTAGAGAAAAAAGGGTTAC